Within the Microbispora sp. ZYX-F-249 genome, the region CATCTCCTGCTCCGTTCGTTACCGATGTCGCGGGCCGTCCCCGGACGCGAGGCCGATGAGCCTGGCGGCCTTGAGCTCGGTCTCGCGCCATTCCCTCCGGGGGTCGGACCCCCAGGTGATGCCCGCTCCCGTACCGAACCGGATCGTGTCGTGCTCGATCCAGAAGGTGCGGATGCCGACCGCCAGCGCCCCCTCGCGCCGGTCGGCGTCGACCCAGCCCACGGCCCCACAGTACGGCCCCCGGGGCTCTGGTTCGAGCTCGTTGATGATCCGCAGCGCCGACGACTTCGGCGCCCCGGTCACCGAACCCGGAGGGAAGGTGGCGGAGAACAGCTCCGGCCAGCCGGCGCCGCCGGCGAGCCGCGCCCGCACCGTGGACACCAGGTGCACGAGCCCGGGGTGCTCCTCGACCGCGAACAGCGAGGGCACGGTCACCGAGCCTACCTCCGCCACGCGGCCGAGGTCGTTGCGGACGAGGTCGACGATCATGAGGTTCTCGGCGTAGTCCTTGTCGAGGAGATCGTCCGCCGTCACGCCGGTGCCCTTGATCGGCCGGGACTCGACCACCTCGCCGCTCCTGGACAGGTACAGCTCCGGCGAGGCCGACACGACGGTCAGCCCGGGCACGCCGACCACGGCCGCGTACGGCGCGGGGTTGCCCTCGGCCAGCCGCGTGGCGAGCGCGAGGGGATCCACGTCCGGGGAGGGCAGCGGCGCGGACAGGACCCGGCAGAGGTTGGCCTGGTAGACCTCTCCCCGCTCGATGTAGTCCCTGATGCGCCGGACGCCCCGCTCGTAGCCCTCCCGGTCGAGGGACGTGGCCCAGGCGTCGCGGGCGGGTCCCCGCCAGGGGCCGCGCGGCGGGGGCAGCGGAGCGGGCCGCACCCGGTCGAACCGCGCGCAGACCACCTTTCCCTCGTACGACACGACCACCGCCCACCAGCCGGAGCCGTCGAGGGCGGCCAGGTCGGTGGTCACCTCTCTCAGGCCCGTGGCCAGGCGGCCCCCGATATGGGCGAAGGCGTCGTACACGTGTCCATTGTCGCTCCCCCGCCGGGGCCGGAAGGTCAGCCGGGGACGGATCGGGACAGCAGGCCGAGCAGCGCGCGGGCG harbors:
- a CDS encoding chorismate-binding protein, whose translation is MYDAFAHIGGRLATGLREVTTDLAALDGSGWWAVVVSYEGKVVCARFDRVRPAPLPPPRGPWRGPARDAWATSLDREGYERGVRRIRDYIERGEVYQANLCRVLSAPLPSPDVDPLALATRLAEGNPAPYAAVVGVPGLTVVSASPELYLSRSGEVVESRPIKGTGVTADDLLDKDYAENLMIVDLVRNDLGRVAEVGSVTVPSLFAVEEHPGLVHLVSTVRARLAGGAGWPELFSATFPPGSVTGAPKSSALRIINELEPEPRGPYCGAVGWVDADRREGALAVGIRTFWIEHDTIRFGTGAGITWGSDPRREWRETELKAARLIGLASGDGPRHR